One window of Paludibacter propionicigenes WB4 genomic DNA carries:
- a CDS encoding iron-sulfur cluster assembly scaffold protein yields the protein MIYSHEVEHMCVVKKGPNHGPAPIPEEGKWVKSKEIKDISGLTHGVGWCAPQQGACKLTLNVKDGIIEEALVETIGCSGMTHSAAMAAEILPGKTILEALNTDLVCDAINVAMRELFLQIVYGRTQSAFSEGGLPIGAGLEDLGKGLRSQVGTTFGTKVKGVRYLELAEGYISRMALDEDGEACGYEFVRVGPMLDLIKKGVDANEALKKSTSKYGRFDNAAKYIDPRHE from the coding sequence ATGATTTATTCGCACGAAGTAGAACACATGTGTGTTGTAAAAAAAGGCCCAAATCATGGACCAGCTCCCATACCTGAAGAAGGCAAATGGGTAAAATCGAAAGAAATAAAAGACATTTCAGGTTTAACTCACGGTGTGGGTTGGTGTGCACCACAACAAGGCGCATGTAAACTGACTTTGAACGTTAAAGATGGTATTATCGAAGAGGCTTTAGTTGAAACAATCGGTTGCTCGGGTATGACTCACTCAGCTGCAATGGCTGCTGAAATTCTGCCGGGAAAAACTATCCTTGAAGCATTAAATACTGACCTGGTATGTGATGCAATCAACGTAGCAATGCGTGAATTATTCCTTCAAATCGTGTACGGACGTACACAATCTGCTTTCTCTGAAGGTGGTCTGCCAATCGGTGCAGGTTTGGAAGATTTGGGCAAAGGTTTGCGCTCGCAAGTAGGTACTACATTTGGTACAAAAGTAAAAGGTGTTCGTTACCTTGAGTTGGCTGAAGGTTATATCAGCCGTATGGCATTAGACGAAGACGGAGAAGCTTGCGGATACGAATTCGTACGTGTAGGTCCAATGTTGGATTTAATCAAAAAAGGAGTTGATGCAAACGAAGCATTGAAAAAATCGACCAGCAAATACGGTCGTTTTGATAACGCTGCGAAATATATCGATCCACGTCACGAATAA
- a CDS encoding four helix bundle protein produces the protein MKENVVVNKSKAFAIRIIRLYQYLLSDKKEYILSKQLLRSGTSIGANVKEAIQGQSKKDFIAKMQISLKEASETEYWLDLLHETDYLDENQYISINNDCVELIKLLTSIIKQSKE, from the coding sequence ATGAAAGAGAATGTTGTTGTAAATAAAAGCAAAGCATTTGCTATCAGAATTATTCGTTTATATCAGTATCTTTTATCAGACAAAAAAGAATATATTCTTTCAAAACAATTATTACGTTCAGGAACAAGTATAGGTGCAAATGTAAAAGAAGCAATTCAAGGTCAAAGTAAAAAGGACTTTATTGCCAAAATGCAAATTTCACTCAAAGAAGCCAGTGAAACAGAATATTGGCTTGACTTATTACATGAAACTGATTATTTGGACGAAAATCAATATATTAGTATTAATAATGATTGTGTAGAATTAATCAAACTACTGACTTCAATAATCAAACAATCGAAAGAATAA
- a CDS encoding GGGtGRT protein — MPLFESYDRRIDKVNAALNTYGIKDIDEAKAICAAKNIDPYAICEGIQNIAFENAKWAYVVGSAIAIKKGCKTAAEAAEAIGIGLQAFCIPGSVAEDRKVGLGHGNLAAMLLRNETKCFAFLAGHESFAAAEGAIGIAQSANKVRQEPLRVILNGLGKDAAMIISRINGFTYVQTDFDYATGELNVVKTKSYSDGPRAAVKCYGADDVREGVAIMRAEGVDVSITGNSTNPTRFQHPVAGTYKKECIENGRKYFSVASGGGTGRTLHPDNMGAGPASYGMTDTMGRMHGDAQFAGSSSVPAHVEMMGFLGMGNNPMVGATVQVAVAIEMAK, encoded by the coding sequence ATGCCACTATTTGAAAGTTATGACCGTCGTATAGACAAAGTCAATGCGGCTCTTAATACATACGGTATCAAAGATATCGACGAAGCCAAAGCAATTTGTGCTGCTAAAAACATCGATCCTTATGCAATCTGCGAAGGCATCCAAAATATCGCGTTCGAAAACGCAAAATGGGCTTACGTGGTAGGTTCAGCTATCGCCATCAAAAAAGGTTGTAAAACTGCTGCTGAAGCTGCCGAAGCTATCGGTATCGGTTTGCAGGCATTCTGTATCCCGGGTTCAGTAGCCGAAGACCGCAAAGTAGGTCTTGGTCACGGTAACCTGGCTGCTATGTTACTTCGCAACGAAACTAAGTGTTTTGCTTTCCTTGCCGGACACGAATCATTTGCTGCTGCCGAAGGTGCTATCGGTATTGCTCAATCAGCTAACAAAGTACGTCAGGAGCCATTGCGCGTTATCCTTAACGGACTTGGAAAAGACGCTGCTATGATTATCTCTCGTATCAACGGATTTACCTATGTTCAAACTGACTTCGATTACGCTACAGGCGAATTGAACGTAGTGAAAACTAAATCATACTCTGACGGACCTCGCGCTGCTGTAAAATGCTACGGTGCTGACGACGTTCGCGAAGGTGTGGCTATCATGCGTGCCGAAGGTGTTGACGTATCGATTACCGGTAACTCTACTAACCCAACACGTTTCCAACACCCTGTTGCCGGTACATACAAAAAAGAATGTATCGAAAACGGTCGCAAATATTTCTCTGTTGCTTCAGGTGGTGGTACCGGACGTACCCTTCACCCTGATAATATGGGTGCAGGTCCTGCTTCTTACGGTATGACCGATACTATGGGACGTATGCACGGCGATGCTCAGTTCGCAGGTTCTTCTTCAGTTCCGGCTCACGTGGAAATGATGGGATTCCTGGGTATGGGTAACAACCCAATGGTTGGAGCTACTGTACAAGTGGCTGTAGCTATTGAAATGGCAAAATAA